The Roseibaca calidilacus genome has a window encoding:
- a CDS encoding recombinase family protein: MLIGYARVSKADGSQSLDLQRDALITASVEEEQIYSDLASGKKDDRSGLEDCLKALREGDVLVVWKLDRLGRSLHHLVKTVSMLSERGVGLKVLTGQGAQIDTTTAAGRLSFGIFAALAEFESELIRERTMAGLQAARARGRKGGRKFALTKAQVRMAQAAMASRDTSVSELCKELGVKPVTLYRYVDPNGNLRDYGKRVLTA; encoded by the coding sequence CTAGACCTGCAGCGGGATGCCTTGATCACAGCGAGCGTGGAAGAAGAACAGATTTACTCAGATCTGGCGTCGGGCAAGAAGGATGACCGATCCGGTCTGGAGGACTGCCTCAAGGCATTGCGTGAGGGGGATGTGCTGGTCGTGTGGAAGCTCGACCGCTTGGGGCGCAGCCTCCACCACCTTGTTAAAACCGTCAGCATGCTGTCCGAGCGTGGCGTCGGCCTCAAGGTTCTAACCGGGCAAGGGGCGCAGATTGACACAACAACTGCGGCAGGACGGCTTTCATTCGGCATCTTTGCCGCTCTCGCCGAATTTGAAAGCGAGTTGATACGCGAACGCACAATGGCCGGGTTACAAGCCGCCCGCGCCCGCGGCCGGAAAGGTGGAAGGAAATTTGCTCTGACAAAAGCGCAGGTGCGAATGGCGCAGGCCGCTATGGCCAGCCGCGACACATCGGTTTCAGAACTTTGTAAGGAATTGGGGGTCAAACCGGTCACACTCTACCGATATGTCGACCCGAACGGCAATCTGCGCGATTACGGGAAACGGGTTCTCACCGCTTAG
- a CDS encoding cobyric acid synthase codes for MTALMIQGTGSNVGKSLLVAGLCRAARRRGLSVAPFKPQNMSNNAAVTADGGEIGRAQALQARAAGLEPVVDMNPVLLKPESETGAQVIVQGKRLTSTRAADYAALKPGLMGYVLESFKRLRGQHDLILVEGAGSPAEVNLRAHDIANMGFARAADVPVILAGDIDRGGVIAQIVGTQAVLERGDAAQIAGFIINRFRGDPRLFDDGYKMIAARTGWRGYGVCPWFADAWKLPAEDALDLSAPARAAGLHIVCLALSRIANFDDLDPLALEPGVRLTMLGPGRAIPGDADLVILPGTKSTRADLAFLRAQGWDLDLLAHSRRGGHILGICGGYQMLGRTVADPDGVDGPPGTTPGLGLLQVDTVMAGDKCLSRVQGVHLGSGQPLQGYEMHMGRTCGEDQARPFATLAGGPEGAVSADGRVAGTYLHGMFATDAFRAAWLGGFGVARSDIGFEATVEATLDALADHLEEALDVDGLLAVAR; via the coding sequence GTGACCGCTTTGATGATTCAAGGCACCGGCAGCAATGTCGGAAAATCGCTGCTGGTGGCGGGGCTGTGCCGTGCGGCGCGGCGGCGCGGGCTGTCCGTGGCCCCGTTCAAGCCGCAGAACATGTCGAATAACGCGGCTGTGACCGCCGACGGTGGTGAGATCGGGCGCGCGCAGGCGCTTCAGGCGCGCGCGGCGGGGCTGGAGCCGGTGGTCGACATGAATCCGGTGCTGTTGAAGCCGGAATCTGAGACCGGCGCGCAGGTCATCGTTCAGGGGAAGCGTTTGACCAGCACGCGCGCGGCGGATTACGCCGCGTTGAAGCCCGGATTGATGGGCTATGTGCTGGAAAGTTTCAAACGGTTGCGCGGGCAGCATGATCTGATTCTGGTCGAAGGTGCTGGCAGCCCGGCCGAAGTGAACCTGCGCGCCCATGACATTGCCAATATGGGCTTTGCCCGCGCCGCCGATGTGCCGGTAATTCTGGCGGGGGATATTGATCGCGGCGGCGTGATCGCTCAGATCGTGGGCACGCAAGCCGTGTTGGAGCGCGGCGATGCCGCGCAGATCGCAGGCTTTATCATCAACCGGTTTCGGGGTGATCCGCGTCTGTTCGACGATGGCTACAAGATGATCGCAGCGCGCACGGGCTGGCGGGGCTATGGGGTTTGCCCGTGGTTTGCCGATGCGTGGAAACTGCCCGCCGAAGATGCGCTGGACCTGAGCGCACCCGCGCGGGCGGCGGGCTTGCATATTGTCTGCCTTGCTCTGTCACGGATTGCCAATTTTGACGATCTGGACCCGCTGGCGCTAGAACCGGGGGTGCGCCTGACCATGCTTGGTCCGGGCCGCGCCATTCCCGGCGATGCTGATCTGGTCATTCTGCCGGGAACCAAATCCACCCGCGCCGATTTGGCATTTTTGCGGGCGCAAGGGTGGGATCTGGACCTTTTGGCGCATTCTCGGCGCGGGGGGCATATTCTGGGCATATGCGGCGGCTATCAGATGCTGGGCCGGACCGTGGCCGACCCAGACGGGGTGGATGGCCCGCCCGGCACGACGCCCGGTCTTGGGCTGTTGCAGGTCGACACCGTCATGGCGGGCGATAAATGCCTGTCCCGTGTGCAGGGGGTGCATCTGGGCAGCGGGCAGCCGCTGCAAGGGTATGAGATGCATATGGGCCGCACATGCGGCGAAGATCAGGCGCGCCCCTTCGCCACGCTTGCCGGGGGGCCGGAAGGGGCGGTCAGCGCGGATGGGCGCGTGGCTGGAACCTACCTGCATGGAATGTTTGCTACCGATGCGTTCCGTGCCGCATGGCTGGGCGGCTTTGGGGTGGCGCGGTCTGACATTGGGTTCGAGGCGACGGTCGAGGCCACGCTGGATGCGCTGGCCGACCATCTGGAGGAAGCGCTGGATGTAGACGGCTTGCTGGCTGTCGCGCGTTGA
- a CDS encoding DUF2852 domain-containing protein, with product MTTLAAPSNWFRRAELWLDGYGKPAWIAAMVLGFILFWPIGLAILAYMIWGKHMFKSSCRKSYAIGGAGKSSGNSAFDAYKADTLRRLEDEQAAFDAFLTRLREAKDKAEFDQFMADNRKQRDAETRDVSAPL from the coding sequence ATGACAACGCTTGCAGCACCGTCAAACTGGTTTCGCCGCGCGGAACTCTGGCTTGATGGCTACGGAAAACCGGCTTGGATTGCCGCAATGGTTCTGGGCTTTATCCTGTTCTGGCCGATCGGCCTTGCAATTCTTGCCTACATGATCTGGGGGAAACACATGTTCAAATCATCTTGCCGCAAATCTTATGCTATCGGCGGCGCGGGCAAATCGTCCGGCAACAGCGCGTTCGATGCCTACAAGGCTGACACGCTGCGCCGTCTGGAAGATGAACAGGCCGCCTTTGACGCGTTCCTGACCCGCCTGCGCGAGGCCAAGGACAAGGCGGAATTCGACCAGTTCATGGCCGACAATCGCAAACAACGCGACGCCGAAACACGCGATGTTTCCGCACCGCTCTGA
- a CDS encoding biopolymer transporter ExbB — MARSQFGTKTQFSRPVRQIVLMWLVIGLVALGSYFAYPRVSGIFLANVWLNGVIFFVFVIGVLATFWQVIQLNRSIVWIEGFAAERPGHEATVPPGLLVPLAALLRGRGRGAQIGSASAQSILDSVATRLDELRDITRYIISLLIFLGLLGTFYGLATTVPAVVDTIRSLAPDDNQTGIEVFANLMSGLEAQLGGMGTAFSSSLLGLAGSLVVGLLELFAGHGQNRFYRQLEEWMSSITRLGFAGGDVDQGQELGAIVQVLDSMAEQMEAMRRQQLQADTERAQLDQALGLLVEAIDRLAGSSLGTADPALERIATAQEQILGYYQSDDGQGGPHSDAEIRLRLRNIDGQLLRISEELSAGRLETTADLRSDLSTLTLAVRQLSRSGFGAARKDGA, encoded by the coding sequence ATGGCGCGCTCCCAGTTCGGGACAAAAACACAGTTTTCGCGGCCCGTGCGCCAGATCGTCTTGATGTGGCTGGTGATCGGTCTGGTGGCGCTGGGGTCCTATTTTGCCTATCCGCGCGTGTCGGGCATCTTTCTGGCCAATGTCTGGCTGAATGGTGTGATCTTCTTCGTCTTCGTCATAGGCGTGCTGGCGACCTTTTGGCAGGTGATTCAGCTTAACCGCTCGATTGTCTGGATCGAGGGGTTCGCTGCGGAACGTCCGGGGCATGAAGCGACCGTGCCGCCGGGCTTGCTGGTGCCGCTTGCCGCGTTGCTGAGAGGCCGGGGCAGGGGGGCACAGATTGGGTCTGCATCGGCGCAATCCATACTTGATTCCGTCGCCACACGGCTGGACGAGTTGCGTGATATCACCCGCTATATCATCAGCTTGCTGATTTTCCTTGGCCTATTGGGCACGTTCTACGGGTTGGCAACCACGGTCCCTGCCGTGGTCGACACCATCCGCTCGCTGGCCCCGGATGACAACCAGACCGGGATAGAGGTGTTTGCAAACCTCATGTCCGGGCTGGAAGCTCAATTGGGCGGGATGGGGACCGCGTTTTCCTCGTCGCTGTTGGGGCTGGCCGGGTCGCTGGTCGTGGGCTTGCTGGAACTCTTTGCAGGCCATGGCCAGAACCGTTTTTACCGCCAGTTGGAAGAATGGATGTCCTCCATCACCCGGCTGGGCTTTGCCGGGGGGGATGTCGATCAGGGGCAGGAATTGGGCGCGATTGTCCAAGTGCTCGATTCCATGGCCGAACAGATGGAAGCCATGCGCCGCCAGCAGCTTCAGGCCGATACCGAGCGCGCCCAACTGGATCAGGCACTTGGCCTGCTGGTAGAGGCCATCGACCGGCTAGCCGGCAGTTCCTTGGGCACGGCCGACCCCGCGCTAGAGCGGATCGCCACCGCGCAAGAACAGATCCTTGGCTATTACCAAAGCGATGACGGGCAGGGCGGGCCGCATTCCGATGCCGAGATCCGCTTGCGCCTGCGCAACATAGATGGCCAGCTTTTGCGCATTTCAGAGGAATTGTCGGCCGGGCGGCTGGAAACCACCGCCGATCTGCGCTCTGACCTGTCGACCCTGACATTAGCTGTGCGGCAATTGTCGCGGTCGGGCTTTGGAGCGGCGCGCAAGGACGGGGCGTAG
- a CDS encoding peptidoglycan -binding protein, producing the protein MGLSRRGNQRDVSGAIWPGFVDAMTALLLVLMFVLSIFMIVQFVLRDTISAQDTQLRGLSAEVAELTNALGLSRDRVGALEGQVSGLQDDLSGAEAQIAAQLATISGLNRDLAARDSALAEARTQITDFEAQVASLIAARDTALAEGAALSAERDDLEAAQSRLIDEQEALQLALASLRDELDAETESARLAAARADAIEAALAEAQAQAEAQELSLAQLAAELQTAEESQAQLQGERARLEDLLAQSSATEEDLQSRLTATLERLSHAETTGEGLRAELAEAESELSLQEAARVAALARAEELALELAARDERLTEEEALRIAAQARAEELAAAQADRDGAQDALQAQIDRLRSDLSEAERAQLAEAAAAETLRRQLAEAEGALTEEERARLAELAAAEALRERLAEADAELTALTLSLEQERARAEETLTLLAAARGAEDDLQAELDREISERERVAALLSIAREQIAEQDAASTEDARRMEALNQQVSALRGQVGGLQDLLGEARARAEASDTQIETLGAELNLALAELAAEQKARADLEAEERRRLERFQSEFFGRLRDLLEGRDEIQVVGDRFVFSSEVLFELGSAELSSSGQGQIANVVRILREVSDRIPPEIDWILRVDGHTDNLAVSPGAEFADNWELSQARALSVVRFMTEELGFPPDRLAATGFGEYRPVNTANTAAARAQNRRIELKLTER; encoded by the coding sequence ATGGGCTTGTCGCGCAGGGGCAACCAACGCGATGTCAGCGGCGCAATCTGGCCCGGTTTCGTCGATGCGATGACGGCGCTTTTGCTGGTTCTGATGTTCGTGCTGTCCATTTTCATGATCGTGCAATTCGTTCTGCGGGACACGATCAGCGCGCAAGACACGCAGTTGCGGGGGCTTAGCGCCGAGGTTGCGGAACTGACCAATGCGCTTGGCCTGTCGCGCGACCGGGTTGGCGCATTGGAAGGGCAGGTCAGCGGGCTGCAAGATGACCTGAGCGGTGCCGAAGCGCAGATCGCCGCCCAGCTTGCCACCATTTCCGGCCTGAACCGTGATCTGGCCGCGCGCGACAGCGCCTTGGCAGAGGCCCGCACCCAGATCACCGATTTTGAAGCGCAGGTCGCAAGCCTGATCGCCGCGCGCGACACGGCTTTGGCAGAGGGCGCGGCGCTGAGTGCCGAACGCGACGACCTGGAAGCCGCGCAAAGCCGCCTGATCGATGAGCAAGAGGCGCTGCAACTGGCGCTTGCCAGTTTGCGCGACGAGTTGGACGCCGAAACCGAATCTGCCCGACTGGCCGCCGCGCGCGCCGACGCAATAGAAGCCGCGCTGGCAGAGGCGCAGGCACAGGCCGAAGCGCAGGAACTGTCGCTGGCCCAGCTTGCCGCAGAGCTGCAAACGGCCGAAGAATCGCAAGCGCAGTTGCAGGGCGAACGCGCGCGGCTAGAGGATTTGTTGGCGCAATCCTCTGCCACCGAAGAAGACCTGCAATCGCGCCTGACGGCAACGCTGGAGCGCTTGTCGCACGCCGAAACCACGGGCGAAGGTTTACGCGCCGAACTGGCCGAAGCCGAATCCGAATTGTCGCTGCAAGAAGCCGCGCGCGTTGCCGCATTGGCCCGCGCCGAGGAGTTGGCCCTAGAGCTTGCCGCGCGCGATGAGCGCCTGACAGAGGAAGAAGCCTTGCGCATTGCCGCACAAGCGCGGGCAGAGGAATTGGCCGCAGCGCAAGCGGACCGCGACGGCGCACAGGACGCGTTGCAAGCCCAGATCGACCGGCTGCGGTCCGATCTGTCAGAGGCCGAGCGCGCGCAACTGGCAGAGGCCGCCGCCGCGGAAACCCTGCGCAGGCAACTGGCCGAGGCCGAGGGCGCGCTGACCGAAGAAGAACGCGCGCGCTTGGCCGAGCTTGCCGCCGCCGAAGCCTTGCGCGAACGTCTGGCCGAAGCGGATGCGGAACTGACCGCCCTGACCCTGTCGCTGGAACAAGAACGCGCCCGCGCCGAAGAGACATTGACTCTTTTGGCCGCCGCGCGCGGGGCCGAGGACGATCTGCAAGCAGAGCTTGACCGCGAGATCAGCGAGCGCGAACGGGTTGCTGCGCTGTTGTCGATCGCGCGCGAGCAGATTGCAGAGCAGGATGCCGCAAGCACCGAAGATGCGCGCCGGATGGAAGCCCTGAACCAGCAGGTTTCGGCGCTGCGCGGGCAGGTCGGCGGGTTGCAAGACCTGCTGGGCGAAGCCCGCGCCCGCGCCGAGGCCAGCGACACCCAGATCGAAACGCTTGGCGCGGAACTGAACTTGGCACTTGCGGAACTGGCCGCCGAGCAAAAGGCGCGCGCCGATCTGGAAGCGGAAGAACGCCGACGGTTGGAGCGTTTCCAGTCGGAATTCTTCGGGCGGTTGCGCGATCTGCTGGAAGGACGCGATGAAATTCAGGTGGTTGGGGACCGGTTCGTGTTCTCCTCCGAGGTTCTGTTCGAATTGGGATCGGCGGAATTGTCGAGTTCCGGCCAAGGGCAGATTGCCAATGTCGTGCGAATCTTGCGCGAAGTGTCGGATCGCATTCCGCCCGAAATCGACTGGATTTTGCGGGTGGATGGGCATACCGACAATCTGGCAGTGTCACCCGGTGCTGAATTTGCCGATAACTGGGAGTTGAGCCAAGCGCGGGCGCTGTCTGTGGTGCGTTTCATGACCGAAGAGCTTGGCTTTCCGCCCGATCGGCTGGCGGCCACCGGGTTCGGGGAATACCGGCCTGTAAACACCGCCAACACGGCGGCTGCGCGCGCGCAAAACCGCCGGATTGAACTGAAACTGACCGAGCGATAG
- the cobO gene encoding cob(I)yrinic acid a,c-diamide adenosyltransferase, whose product MDDIARRHNEKMKRIKEARDKIMATKTEERGLIMVHTGNGKGKSSSGFGMIMRCIAHGIPCSVVQFIKGGWETGEKMFLRERFAKECRFFVSGEGFTWETQDRDRDVAAAQNGWRIAQEQILDPEIGFVLLDEINIALRYDYLDIDEVVDFLQSRKPPMTHVCLTGRNAKPELLEAADLVTEMTLLKHPFKDGVKAQKGIEF is encoded by the coding sequence ATGGACGACATCGCCCGCCGCCATAACGAGAAGATGAAGCGCATCAAGGAAGCGCGCGACAAGATCATGGCAACCAAGACCGAAGAACGCGGTCTGATCATGGTGCATACCGGCAATGGCAAGGGCAAATCCTCGTCCGGGTTCGGGATGATCATGCGCTGTATCGCGCATGGTATTCCGTGTTCGGTTGTCCAGTTCATCAAGGGCGGATGGGAAACCGGCGAGAAGATGTTCCTGCGCGAACGGTTCGCCAAGGAATGCCGGTTTTTCGTGTCGGGCGAGGGGTTTACATGGGAAACGCAGGACCGCGACCGCGACGTGGCAGCGGCCCAAAACGGCTGGCGCATTGCCCAAGAACAGATCTTGGACCCTGAAATCGGCTTCGTGTTGCTGGACGAGATCAATATCGCGCTGCGCTACGACTATCTGGATATCGACGAGGTGGTCGATTTTCTGCAAAGCCGCAAACCGCCGATGACCCATGTCTGCCTGACCGGGCGCAACGCCAAGCCGGAATTGCTGGAAGCCGCCGATCTTGTGACCGAGATGACGCTTCTCAAACACCCGTTCAAGGATGGCGTGAAAGCCCAGAAGGGCATCGAATTCTGA